TGCCATCTGATAACCGCATCATCTGTAAAAAAAGATGGAAGTTTTTCTCTGTTCTGAAGAATCACAGCATTCCAAAACTCTTCAACTTTCAATCTTTCACCCCTCTATCCGTCCAGATGTGCGCTCAATATACCGCTCCAGTCCAGACCGGCCGTCGGCATTCAAAGCTGTAACTTTTTCATTTTTTATTCTATCATCTGAATCCAATTTAAACAATCTGCATTCATTTTTTGAATGTGCTCGTATGCATTAACTTTCTGGCGTTTGCCACTGAGCAGTGTTGTCAAAACTGGAGAAATCAAAGAAATATCGCAAAGCCCCATGTGAACAGTCCCTTCATAATAAATATTTGTATACAAAGGATTATTGCTTTCTAAGAACTTTGCATTATTTTTGTAATCTTTTCTTTGCTTCAAAATCGGATAACTTGAATCAGAATATACATTCAAAAGAGGAACAGTATAATCGCTGTCATCAAAAACAATTTCACCTTCCGAGTTTTCATAAACATCTGCCATAAAAGGAGACTCAAGTGCAATAGCCCCAATAACATCAGTTCTTGAACGAGCCATAGCATATGCTGCAGAACCACCAAGAGAATGGCCGAACATAATAAAATTAACAGGACCATTCTTTTCCATGTAGTCATCCATAACTGCATTCAAATCTGCTTTTCTGATTCTCATCCATTCTGAAAAGACTTTATATGTAGTTTTCCAGTCTTTATCCGGGTCAATTGAAGATGACTGTTTTAGAAACTCTTTACTCAAACCCGTTTTTCTTCCATCTTCATAAACCATGCTGGAAGCCTGGCCCGGATGCACAACAGCAAGTACTGTATATCCATGACTGGCGAGTTCTTTATAAAATGTACCGTTATTATCCACAGTTCCGCCTGAACCATGAGTCGCAATTACAACAGGATGATTTTCACTGCATTCAAGAGGCTGCCATTTTCTAACCTGAAGCTGACGCAGACTTCCATCATTCAAATATGGATCAACCTGATTTTCAGTTACCCAATAATCAGTCGAGGAAAACTGATATTTTCCTGTTACAGAAATTTGTTTTGCAGGTGGAAAAATTGCAAAGAAAATAGTCAGAATAAATATTATTATAAAAGAAAAAACAAAAAGAACCCGACAACTCTTTTTAACATTCTTTTTTTTCAGACTTTTCTTTACAAGAAAAAAGAGAACCAGTTCAACAATAAGTAACAGTAAAAAAACAATCATGTTGTGCACCTTTTTTAATAGCTATTTACTATTATAACACCTGATGCATAGCAATTTGTTACATATTGAAATTAAAAAAGCAAAGATTAACTTTCAAACACCAGTCGGCCATCTATAAAGAGATATTTTACCTTACCAGTAAGTGTACGGCCTTCAAATGGAGTTGCCTTTCCTTTACTGTAGAATTTAGAACTGTCTACTGTCCATTCTTCATCCGGATCTACAATTGTGAGGTCTGCATCGTAGCCGGCTCTCAAAAGTCCCTTATGAAGTCCAAGCAGACGAGCCGGAGCAGCCGACATCAACTGACTTAAGCGGCGTGGATTAAACTGATTGTCTTTTACGAGAACGCTGTTACATACGCCGTAAGCAGTTTCAAGACCAGTGAAACCAGGAGCACCTGCAGCTTTATCATCCAGCGTATGAGGAGCATGATCAGTAGAAATTACATCAACAGTTCCATCGCGGAGTGCTTCAAGTACAGCAACGCGGTCATCCTCGCTGCGCAATGGTGGATTTACAAGAGCTCTGATATATGGTTCATCTGTTCCACAAAGAGCAAGATGATGTGGTGTTACTTCACAGGAAACAGAAAAGCCTTTTTCGGTTCTTGTAGTTGGAGCAAACTTTTCGCCGTCTTCAAATGCCTGATATGCAGCATCTGCTTCGTCTGCGTTATAATCCATTTCTTCATCATAAAGTTCATTCTTTGCTTCACGAACTGCATTGATAGAAACTGCAGTACTTACGTGAGCAATATGAACATGGCAGTCAGCCTCTTTTGCAAGCATGATGTTACGAACTGTTGCTACATCTTCAGCAAGGGCAAGGATTTCGTTTGCTTTAGTCAAAGCTAAATCAATGCGGTCCAAAGCTTCAGCATTTGCTTCGTCATCAGCATCAAAATCTTCATCGCCGGTTCCCCATGCAGAAAGACCAACGCCCTTCATAATTTCAAGAGCTTCTGCACGGAATGGTTTTGCCAGTGGACCGAGAGTCATATCTTCACTGTGACAGCTTACAATCAGACCTTTTTCACCAGCCTTAGTCATTGCTTCAAGCATAACACCAGAAGTTGGAACATCACGGCCATCTTCGGTAATTACCGGAACATATTGTTTTTCTACAAAATCAAGATGAGAAGTATCTGTGCCTCCAAAATTCTTTGTAAGACTTACTGTCTGAAAAAGATGTGTAAGCCCGATTGCTGCAGCTTCCCGCTCAATCTTCATTGCCATTTCAATAGAAGAAACAACAGGATTTGTATTTGGCATTGCAACGATGGTACCGTAACCACCAGCAGCAGCTGCGTGAAGTCCGGAGGTCAAATCCTCTTTCTGAGTTTGTCCCGGATAACGCAGATGTACATGCATATCAATAAAAGCAGGAGTCAGAGTAAGTCCATGCGCATTATGGAGTTCGATTGAAGTCTTTTCATCAACTCCGTCTTCGGCAAGTACTGAGTGTGCCATTTTTTCGAGAGTCTCTGAATTGGTGTAATAGCCCTGAAATACAGAACGAATCTTTCCGTCCATTACAAGAACAGCACCTGGAGTGTCCATACTTTCGTCCAGAAGACGCGCATTATAAATTAAAACTACTCTGCTCATATTTTTTCCTTATTTATTCTTGCCACCAGCCAAATATAATGTATCGCAATATTCGCAGCGGTAAACACCTTTTGATTTATCTGTAAGAATAAAAGTTGGTTTTACATAATGCTCAGTCTGTGTAATACAGCGTGGATTCTTGCATTTGAAAACACCCTGTACACGACTTGGAAGTTCCATGTTGATTTTGCGTACGATTTTTTCGTTTTCAATTACGTTTACGCAGATATCCGGATCAATAAAACCGAGCACTGAATAATCAATATTGATAATATTATCGATTTTGATGATATCCTTTTTGCCAGACTTTTCAGAAGAAACATTCTGAATGAGGCAGGATGTAAAAGGAGCTTTATCGAGTCCGAGCCACTGGTAGATTTCCCAGCCAGAACCGGCATGAATGTGATCTATAACAAGTCCGTTTTTAATTGTATTTACGTTCAACATTTTCCCCTCCTCCTTAATCAATAGCTCCAGTTATCTTCGCAATCAAAGCCATTCTTGCGTACATACCGTACTTAACCTGCTTAAAGTAAGCGGCGCGTGGGTCGTTATCAACTTCTGGTGTAATTTCGTTTACGCGAGGAAGTGGATGAAGAACGATCATATTCTTGCGTGCAAGCTTCATTTTCTCTGAATCAAGAATGTAGCTGTCCTTAAGACGGATATAATCCTGTTCGTTGAAGAAGCGCTCCTTTTGAACGCGGGTCATGTAAAGCACGTCGAGCTGGTCGATTACGGCGTCGAGGCTCTCAACAATTTCATACTGAACGCCGGCCGGCTCAAGAACGTTTGTAATCAGATAGTCCGGAACGCTGAGCTCCTTTGGACTGATGAAGATGTATTTATTTCCCTTAAAGTGACGGAGTGCTTCGGCAAGTGAGTGAACTGTACGTCCAAACTTAAGGTCGCCGCAGAAGCCGACTGTATGATTTTCAAGGCCACCAAGCAACTGACGGATTGTTACAAGGTCGGTAAGGGTTTGTGTCGGGTGATAGTGTCCACCGTCCCCGGCATTGATAATCGGGCATGCAGAATACTTGCTTGCAAGCAGCGCTGCACCCTCTTTTGGAGTACGCATTGCAATTACATCGGCATAGCTTGAAACTACGCGGATTGTGTCGGCAAGAGTTTCTCCCTTTACTGTCGAAGTATTGTCGGCATCAGAAAAGCCTTCAACTGAACCGCCAAGTCTAAGCATAGCAGCTTCGAAAGAAAGTCGGGTTCTAGTACTCGGCTCAAAAAAAAGTGTCGCAAGAATTTTCCCGCGACACACGTCTTGAAATGATTTAGGATCAACAATAATCTGTTCAGCCAAAGAACAAATTTCTTCGATTTCAGAAACCGAAAGATCATCCGGCTGAATTAAATGACGACCAGTTAGCATTGGTTACTCCGTATAAATTTTCTTAGATATTATCAAAAAACGGGGAATGTTACAATAATATTTCCATGCATGTTTACTGATTATCCAACTCTACGTTGAGAGTTTTCCAAAAATAAATTGTTAGGATTTTTCACCATCTTCTGATAGTATACAATTACCGCGCGGAATTAAAGGCACTCAAAAGATAAGTGCCCCTAAGGAGATAAAAAAATGAAAAACTCAATTGGAAACAACATCAAATATTACAGAAAGCAGCTTGGTCTTACTCAGGAAGAACTGGCAGGACAGTTGTTTGTAACATCTCAGGCGGTCAGCAAATGGGAAAGTGACGCAGGATTGCCAGATACAGCACAGATTGTTCCGCTTGCAAAAGTCCTTAATATCTCAACAGATGCGATTTTTGGACTTGAGCAGGGAAATTACGATGATCTTGCAGCAGCAAAGGTGCATGAAAAATTCCGCGAACTTCGCAGTCAGATTGATAAAAGAAAGGGTGCGCTGGAATCCTGCGAATATCTTCTTTCTGAATGTGAGGCAAATCCTCTGAACTTTGAAATCTATATGAACTTTGTGCAGAGTGTTGCAAATCTTAGCCGTAACATAGAAAACTTCGGCGAATACAAAAAGGGTATGAACGAAACCTTTGATAAATATTTTGATGAAGCCCTGAAGAAATCAGTTCAGGTAATCAGATACTGCAAGGACAGCAACTGTGTTGAAAAGACTCACTTTGCCCTTTCCTGGCTTTATATACAACGAAAGGAATACGAAAAAGCCCGCGAACATATTGCAAAGCTTCCGAGCGCACACTCAAACATGCTGCGCGAAAGTATTCTTGCAAAACTTGAAGGTTTTGAAAACGGCATAGAAGCCCAGCTCAAGGCGCAGCATAATAACTCGCAGTCGCTTTGTCTTCCTTTCAACAAGGAGTTCGTATATTCTGCAGAAACTTATTTCTGGAATAAAACAGAAAGCACTCCGGCCTATTGTGAATGGGCATTGAACATTATTTTTGCAGTCTGCAAGGATCCGACTATGAAACCATATTGTCAGGGCTTTGTAAAAGATTTGTATGCCTTCAAAATCTGCGCTGAATTAAAGACAGGCCTTGATGAAGCTGCCCGCACAGATTTTGCAGAAGTAAAAAAGCTGATTCTGGACTATGTTGATTTCTGTGCAGCCGAGCTTGAACGGGAAGACCTTCTTGCCTGCTATGATGAAAAAGGACTTCTGAATATGAAGCTCTACACAAAAGAAGATGCCGACCGCCGCATTAAAGAACTTGAAGAAAAAATCAAAAAATGGTGCGGCGAAGAAGCTTTGAAAAAAGTGTTGTAGGAAAAAGCACCGACCATGTAAAACAAAACGCCGCAATCGCTCCTCGCGACTGCGGCGTTTTTTAATACCGTCATCCCGAAACAAGTTCAGCATGACGCGTCAATCATTAAATCTGATCCATTCTGGCAACATCAGCTGTGTAGTCGATTCCTTCTACATCAAAACCGTTTGTTGCGTAGAAATCATGCTTGTAACCAACCAGGTCACAGATTTCTTTGATGTTGTCGTTGTTTACCTTAGACATCAGCTTATCAACTTCGGCCTGAACATCTGCCTGCATTTCCCAGTCGTCTACGCGGATGCGGTTTTCTTCATCAACCGGAACCTTGCCAGCAGCATTGTTTTCACCTGTGTAAAGGCGTTCTGCAAAAAGGCGTTCCATCTGCTCGATACAACCTTCGTGAGTTCCCTTTTCCTTCATAACCTTGAAAAGGATAGAAAGGTAAAGTGAAATGATAGGGATAACAGCAGAAGAACGAGTTACGAGTCCCTTGTTTACAGAAACGTAAGCAGCACCACCGAGTTCCTTAGAAAGCTTCTCATTCAAAGCATGGGCAGTAGCTTCAAGGTGCTTTTTAGCCTGTCCGATAGTTCCATCGCGGTAAATAGCGTGGCTCAACTCTGGTCCGATGTACGAATAAGCAACTGTACGGCAACCTTCTGCAAGAACACCAGCGGCAGCAAGCTGGTCAATCCAAAGCTGCCAGTCTTCGCCACCCATTACTTTTACAGTGTTTGCAATTTCTTCGTCATTTGCAGGTTCAGCAGCAGACTCTTTAAGAGTGTCTGTAAGAATATCAATTCCAAGACCTGCGTATGTTTTACCAATTGGTTTGATAACTGATTTATAAAGTACGTGAGCACCAGTTTCGCTGTTAGGGTCAATCTTATCCGGGTCGCTGCGCACCGGTGAAGCCAAACTGTAAACGATAAGGTCGAACTTCTTTCCAGCCTTCTTTGCTTCATCAATAATCATTTTGCGTGTTTCGTGACTGAAAGCATCTGCAGAGAAAGTCTCTGTAAACAAGCCTTCTGCCTTAGCAGCGCGGTCGAATGCGAGGTTGTTGTACCAGCCTGGTGTACCGCCCTTAGTTTCTGTTCCGGCCTTTTCAAAAGAAACACCGATAGTATCTGCACCGTATTCGAAAGCTGCAGAGATGCGTGAAGCAAGTCCGTAACCTGTAGAACATCCCAAAACAAGAACGAACTTAGGACCGTTTCCGCCCTCTTTCAAGCTCTTTGTTCCGCGCTTAGCCTTCTGTGCTTTTACATAAGCAATCTGATTTTCAACTTCCTTAGCGCATCCAAGAGGATGAGCGTTAAGACACATGTTAGAACGAACCATTGGTTTGATTATCATAATTTACCTCTATATCTTCTTTAATATAATACATCCGTTATGACCGCCAAAGCCGAGTGAACAGCTGGCAGTTGCATTGATTTCACAAGACACGCCTTTGTTTGGTGTGTAGTCCAGGTCGCAGCCATGCTCTAAGTCCGGCTCGTCCAGGTTGATTGTCGGCGGAACAAAATTATCTTCCATTGCCTTGATACACATAATTGCTTCAATAGAACCAGCTGAACCAACCATGTGCCCAATTTCACTCTTAGTAGAAGAGATGTGGAGTTTCTTTGCATCCTCTCCGAATACACTCTTAATCATCAAAGTTTCTGCAGTATCATTTGCAGAAGTAGAAGTTCCGTGAGCATTGTAGTACTGAATATCAGATGGCTTCATGCCGGCATCTTCAAAAGCACGCTTCATGGCAAGAGCACCACCGCTTCCATCCTCACGAGGAGCAGTAATGTGGTAAGCATCTGAACTTGCACCGTAACCAGCAACTTCAGCATAAATCTTAGCACCGCGAGCCTTTGCGTGCTCATACTCTTCAAGAATCAAAACAGCAGAACCTTCAGCCATTACAAAACCGCTGCGGTTCTTATCGAATGGACGGCTTGCCTTTTCCGGCTCATCATTAAAACTTCTTGTCAAAGCAGAAAGTGCCTGATAACAGCCGATATTAAAACCTGTAATATTAGCATCAACACCGCCAGCAAAACAAACGTCGAGACGGCCGCTGCGAATCATATCAAGTGAAAGTCCAAGAGCATCAGTTCCAGAAGCACAAGCTGTAGACAAAGTCCATGAAGGACCGTAAATCTGAAAGTGCATTG
The Treponema bryantii DNA segment above includes these coding regions:
- a CDS encoding alpha/beta fold hydrolase; translated protein: MIVFLLLLIVELVLFFLVKKSLKKKNVKKSCRVLFVFSFIIIFILTIFFAIFPPAKQISVTGKYQFSSTDYWVTENQVDPYLNDGSLRQLQVRKWQPLECSENHPVVIATHGSGGTVDNNGTFYKELASHGYTVLAVVHPGQASSMVYEDGRKTGLSKEFLKQSSSIDPDKDWKTTYKVFSEWMRIRKADLNAVMDDYMEKNGPVNFIMFGHSLGGSAAYAMARSRTDVIGAIALESPFMADVYENSEGEIVFDDSDYTVPLLNVYSDSSYPILKQRKDYKNNAKFLESNNPLYTNIYYEGTVHMGLCDISLISPVLTTLLSGKRQKVNAYEHIQKMNADCLNWIQMIE
- a CDS encoding dihydroorotase → MSRVVLIYNARLLDESMDTPGAVLVMDGKIRSVFQGYYTNSETLEKMAHSVLAEDGVDEKTSIELHNAHGLTLTPAFIDMHVHLRYPGQTQKEDLTSGLHAAAAGGYGTIVAMPNTNPVVSSIEMAMKIEREAAAIGLTHLFQTVSLTKNFGGTDTSHLDFVEKQYVPVITEDGRDVPTSGVMLEAMTKAGEKGLIVSCHSEDMTLGPLAKPFRAEALEIMKGVGLSAWGTGDEDFDADDEANAEALDRIDLALTKANEILALAEDVATVRNIMLAKEADCHVHIAHVSTAVSINAVREAKNELYDEEMDYNADEADAAYQAFEDGEKFAPTTRTEKGFSVSCEVTPHHLALCGTDEPYIRALVNPPLRSEDDRVAVLEALRDGTVDVISTDHAPHTLDDKAAGAPGFTGLETAYGVCNSVLVKDNQFNPRRLSQLMSAAPARLLGLHKGLLRAGYDADLTIVDPDEEWTVDSSKFYSKGKATPFEGRTLTGKVKYLFIDGRLVFES
- a CDS encoding aspartate carbamoyltransferase regulatory subunit produces the protein MLNVNTIKNGLVIDHIHAGSGWEIYQWLGLDKAPFTSCLIQNVSSEKSGKKDIIKIDNIINIDYSVLGFIDPDICVNVIENEKIVRKINMELPSRVQGVFKCKNPRCITQTEHYVKPTFILTDKSKGVYRCEYCDTLYLAGGKNK
- the pyrB gene encoding aspartate carbamoyltransferase; translated protein: MLTGRHLIQPDDLSVSEIEEICSLAEQIIVDPKSFQDVCRGKILATLFFEPSTRTRLSFEAAMLRLGGSVEGFSDADNTSTVKGETLADTIRVVSSYADVIAMRTPKEGAALLASKYSACPIINAGDGGHYHPTQTLTDLVTIRQLLGGLENHTVGFCGDLKFGRTVHSLAEALRHFKGNKYIFISPKELSVPDYLITNVLEPAGVQYEIVESLDAVIDQLDVLYMTRVQKERFFNEQDYIRLKDSYILDSEKMKLARKNMIVLHPLPRVNEITPEVDNDPRAAYFKQVKYGMYARMALIAKITGAID
- a CDS encoding helix-turn-helix transcriptional regulator, yielding MKNSIGNNIKYYRKQLGLTQEELAGQLFVTSQAVSKWESDAGLPDTAQIVPLAKVLNISTDAIFGLEQGNYDDLAAAKVHEKFRELRSQIDKRKGALESCEYLLSECEANPLNFEIYMNFVQSVANLSRNIENFGEYKKGMNETFDKYFDEALKKSVQVIRYCKDSNCVEKTHFALSWLYIQRKEYEKAREHIAKLPSAHSNMLRESILAKLEGFENGIEAQLKAQHNNSQSLCLPFNKEFVYSAETYFWNKTESTPAYCEWALNIIFAVCKDPTMKPYCQGFVKDLYAFKICAELKTGLDEAARTDFAEVKKLILDYVDFCAAELEREDLLACYDEKGLLNMKLYTKEDADRRIKELEEKIKKWCGEEALKKVL
- the fabV gene encoding enoyl-ACP reductase FabV; the protein is MIIKPMVRSNMCLNAHPLGCAKEVENQIAYVKAQKAKRGTKSLKEGGNGPKFVLVLGCSTGYGLASRISAAFEYGADTIGVSFEKAGTETKGGTPGWYNNLAFDRAAKAEGLFTETFSADAFSHETRKMIIDEAKKAGKKFDLIVYSLASPVRSDPDKIDPNSETGAHVLYKSVIKPIGKTYAGLGIDILTDTLKESAAEPANDEEIANTVKVMGGEDWQLWIDQLAAAGVLAEGCRTVAYSYIGPELSHAIYRDGTIGQAKKHLEATAHALNEKLSKELGGAAYVSVNKGLVTRSSAVIPIISLYLSILFKVMKEKGTHEGCIEQMERLFAERLYTGENNAAGKVPVDEENRIRVDDWEMQADVQAEVDKLMSKVNNDNIKEICDLVGYKHDFYATNGFDVEGIDYTADVARMDQI
- the fabF gene encoding beta-ketoacyl-ACP synthase II yields the protein MAQRRVVVTGLGCVSSVGNDVKTAWENVKNGKSGITKITLFDASKHQVQIAGEVKDFDINNYGVDRKLARKMSRMSKFLLGASIEAAADAGLTADNLKDEKAGIVTGVGIGLSDDLETAYKKYLDPASGVDRIPPLTAPFVLNNEASAGVAMHFQIYGPSWTLSTACASGTDALGLSLDMIRSGRLDVCFAGGVDANITGFNIGCYQALSALTRSFNDEPEKASRPFDKNRSGFVMAEGSAVLILEEYEHAKARGAKIYAEVAGYGASSDAYHITAPREDGSGGALAMKRAFEDAGMKPSDIQYYNAHGTSTSANDTAETLMIKSVFGEDAKKLHISSTKSEIGHMVGSAGSIEAIMCIKAMEDNFVPPTINLDEPDLEHGCDLDYTPNKGVSCEINATASCSLGFGGHNGCIILKKI